Proteins from one Nakamurella multipartita DSM 44233 genomic window:
- the hisI gene encoding phosphoribosyl-AMP cyclohydrolase — protein sequence MTLIGEQLDPTLGVRFNEAGLVCAVVQQYDTREVLMVAWMDAEALRRTVTTGAGTYWSRSRQEYWVKGATSGHTQRVVELRRDCDGDTLLVLVDQTDGACHTGDRTCFDAGLIARRDPT from the coding sequence GTGACCCTGATCGGTGAGCAGCTCGACCCGACGCTGGGCGTCCGGTTCAACGAGGCCGGCCTGGTCTGCGCGGTGGTGCAGCAGTACGACACCCGCGAGGTGCTGATGGTGGCCTGGATGGACGCCGAGGCATTGCGCCGCACCGTGACCACCGGGGCCGGCACCTACTGGTCGCGGTCCCGGCAGGAGTACTGGGTCAAGGGCGCCACCTCGGGCCACACCCAGCGGGTGGTCGAGCTGCGCCGCGACTGCGACGGCGACACCCTGCTGGTGCTGGTCGACCAGACCGACGGGGCCTGCCACACCGGCGACCGGACCTGCTTCGACGCGGGGTTGATCGCCCGCCGGGACCCGACCTGA
- a CDS encoding anthranilate synthase component I — MTGMSVSTPAPPRAAQPGLGEISPSREEFRELARDRRVIPVTRRLLADTITPVSLYATLAGDRPGTFLLESAENGRSWSRWSFVGVSAPAVLTERDGQATWLGTPPAGLPTSGDPLRVLDESLRFLHTEPLAGLPPLTGGLVGYLGYDVVRRWEKIDTAASATRPPAPADPEIPELVMLLATDLAALDHHAGTVTLIANAVNWDGTDARVDQTYDHAVARLHEMSRTLAQPRSLPAAHFTARTPPVRRRTESAEYQANVDVAKEHIRAGDAFQIVLSQRFDVPTEADPLDIYRVLRATNPSPYMYLLRLPTPDGGSFSVVGSSPEALVTVREGLVTMHPIAGTRPRGHTEEDDVWLAKDLLADEKERSEHVMLVDLGRNDLGRVCAPGTVKVVDFFTIERYSHVMHIVSTVTGQLAADRTAYDALAACFPAGTLSGAPKPRAMQIINELEPLRRGVYGGVVGYLDFAGDADTAITIRTALVVDGTAYVQAGAGVVADSVPENEDAECRNKAAAVIAAVGAAATMQVVGATQVIGD; from the coding sequence ATGACCGGCATGTCCGTCAGCACCCCCGCCCCGCCGCGCGCGGCCCAGCCCGGGCTCGGGGAGATCAGCCCCAGCCGGGAGGAGTTCCGCGAGCTCGCCCGGGATCGGCGGGTGATCCCGGTGACCCGGCGCCTGCTCGCCGACACCATCACCCCGGTCAGCCTGTACGCGACCCTGGCCGGCGACCGGCCCGGCACCTTCCTGCTGGAATCGGCCGAGAACGGGCGGTCCTGGTCGCGCTGGTCGTTCGTCGGGGTGTCCGCCCCGGCCGTGCTGACCGAACGCGACGGGCAGGCGACCTGGCTGGGCACCCCGCCGGCCGGCCTGCCGACCAGCGGCGACCCGCTGCGGGTCCTGGACGAGTCGCTGCGCTTCCTGCACACCGAGCCGCTGGCCGGGCTGCCCCCGCTGACCGGCGGCCTGGTCGGCTACCTCGGCTACGACGTGGTCCGCCGCTGGGAGAAGATCGACACCGCGGCCAGCGCGACCCGCCCGCCGGCGCCGGCCGACCCGGAGATTCCCGAGCTGGTCATGCTGCTGGCCACCGACCTGGCCGCCCTGGACCACCACGCCGGCACCGTCACCCTGATCGCCAACGCGGTGAACTGGGACGGCACCGACGCCCGGGTCGACCAGACCTATGACCACGCGGTGGCCCGGCTGCACGAGATGAGCCGCACGCTGGCCCAGCCGCGGTCGCTGCCGGCCGCCCACTTCACCGCCCGCACCCCGCCGGTGCGCCGGCGCACCGAGTCCGCCGAGTACCAAGCCAACGTGGACGTGGCCAAGGAGCACATCCGGGCCGGGGACGCCTTCCAGATCGTGCTGTCGCAACGGTTCGACGTGCCCACCGAGGCCGACCCGCTGGACATCTACCGGGTGCTGCGGGCCACCAACCCGAGCCCGTACATGTACCTGCTGCGCCTGCCCACCCCCGACGGCGGCTCCTTCTCGGTGGTCGGCTCCTCGCCCGAGGCGCTGGTCACCGTGCGCGAGGGCCTGGTGACGATGCACCCGATCGCCGGCACCCGGCCCCGCGGGCACACCGAGGAGGACGACGTCTGGCTGGCCAAGGACCTGTTGGCCGACGAGAAGGAACGCAGCGAGCACGTGATGCTGGTCGACCTGGGCCGCAACGACCTGGGCCGGGTCTGCGCCCCGGGCACGGTCAAGGTGGTCGACTTCTTCACCATCGAGCGGTACAGCCACGTCATGCACATCGTCTCGACGGTCACCGGGCAGCTGGCCGCCGACCGCACCGCCTACGACGCACTGGCCGCCTGCTTCCCCGCGGGCACCCTGTCCGGGGCGCCCAAGCCGCGGGCCATGCAGATCATCAACGAGCTCGAACCGCTGCGCCGCGGCGTGTACGGGGGAGTCGTGGGCTACCTGGACTTCGCCGGGGACGCCGACACCGCGATCACCATCCGTACCGCGCTGGTGGTCGACGGCACCGCCTACGTGCAGGCCGGCGCCGGGGTGGTGGCCGACTCGGTACCCGAGAACGAGGACGCGGAGTGCCGGAACAAGGCCGCCGCCGTCATCGCCGCCGTCGGCGCCGCCGCGACCATGCAGGTGGTCGGGGCCACGCAGGTGATCGGTGACTGA
- a CDS encoding Trp biosynthesis-associated membrane protein — translation MTEPRAGRRPVAVLAALVLGGAAACAGAAAMTWWTADYDDPLTGPLTLTATGSDCLPELVPVALVALAGFGAALATQGWLRRLVGVILLAGGLLVAVRAGLALGGAPAGLTGSLVRPATPVGAAQLHPVGPLLALAGGALLTLAGGLIAAGLGGRRRLGSRYEAPAVAAQAAVAASSAGAAEPDEAAATDPADWWKALDAGTDPTDPPVAKPTPPGGYHDHNNRAT, via the coding sequence GTGACTGAACCCCGGGCCGGCCGCCGACCGGTCGCCGTGCTGGCCGCCCTGGTCCTGGGCGGCGCGGCGGCCTGCGCCGGGGCGGCGGCGATGACCTGGTGGACGGCCGACTACGACGATCCGCTGACCGGGCCGCTCACCCTGACCGCCACCGGGTCGGACTGCCTGCCCGAGCTGGTGCCGGTGGCGCTGGTGGCACTGGCCGGGTTCGGCGCCGCGCTGGCCACCCAGGGCTGGCTGCGCCGGCTGGTCGGGGTGATCCTGCTGGCCGGCGGACTGCTGGTGGCGGTGCGGGCCGGGCTCGCCCTCGGCGGTGCCCCGGCCGGCCTGACCGGCTCGCTGGTCCGGCCGGCCACCCCGGTGGGCGCGGCGCAGCTGCATCCGGTCGGGCCCCTGCTGGCCCTGGCCGGCGGGGCGCTGCTGACCCTGGCCGGGGGGCTGATCGCGGCCGGGCTGGGCGGCCGGCGCCGGCTCGGCTCCCGCTACGAGGCGCCCGCGGTGGCCGCCCAAGCGGCGGTCGCGGCCTCGTCGGCGGGGGCGGCCGAGCCGGACGAGGCCGCCGCCACCGATCCGGCGGACTGGTGGAAAGCTCTCGATGCGGGCACCGATCCCACCGACCCGCCCGTGGCCAAACCGACCCCGCCGGGCGGCTACCATGACCACAACAATCGCGCTACATAA
- the priA gene encoding bifunctional 1-(5-phosphoribosyl)-5-((5-phosphoribosylamino)methylideneamino)imidazole-4-carboxamide isomerase/phosphoribosylanthranilate isomerase PriA, with protein sequence MSFELLPAVDVADGQAVRLVQGRAGSETHYGAPLDAALAWQSDGAEWIHLVDLDAAFGRGSNAALLAEVVGRLDIKVELSGGIRDDESLAAALATGCTRVNIGTAALEQPDWCASAIARYGDQVAVGLDVRGTTLAARGWTQDGGDLWQALARLDAQGCSRYVVTDVTKDGTLRGPNLDLLREVCAVTSAPVVASGGVSSLDDLIALAGLRSIGVEGAIVGKALYAGAFTLPQALAAVHDPAG encoded by the coding sequence GTGAGCTTCGAACTTCTCCCCGCCGTTGACGTCGCCGACGGCCAGGCCGTGCGCCTGGTCCAGGGCCGGGCCGGTAGCGAAACCCATTACGGCGCACCGTTGGACGCGGCCCTGGCCTGGCAGTCCGACGGCGCCGAATGGATCCACCTGGTCGACCTGGACGCCGCCTTCGGGCGCGGCTCCAACGCGGCCCTGCTGGCCGAGGTCGTCGGCCGGCTGGACATCAAGGTGGAGCTGTCCGGCGGCATCCGGGATGACGAGTCGCTGGCCGCGGCCCTGGCCACCGGCTGCACCCGGGTGAACATCGGCACCGCCGCACTGGAGCAGCCGGACTGGTGCGCCTCGGCGATCGCCCGCTACGGCGATCAGGTCGCGGTCGGCCTGGACGTGCGGGGCACCACGCTGGCCGCCCGCGGTTGGACCCAGGACGGCGGCGACCTGTGGCAGGCGCTGGCCCGGCTGGACGCCCAGGGCTGCTCCCGGTACGTGGTGACCGACGTCACCAAGGACGGCACCCTGCGCGGGCCCAACCTGGACCTGCTGCGAGAGGTCTGCGCCGTCACCAGCGCCCCGGTCGTGGCCTCCGGCGGGGTGTCCTCGCTCGACGATCTGATCGCGCTGGCCGGCCTGCGCTCGATCGGGGTCGAGGGCGCGATCGTCGGCAAGGCGCTCTACGCCGGGGCGTTCACGCTGCCGCAGGCGCTGGCGGCCGTGCACGACCCGGCCGGCTGA
- the trpC gene encoding indole-3-glycerol phosphate synthase TrpC, giving the protein MNVLDGILAGVREDLAVREAQVPMADVRAMARNAPPPKPVLPVLLEPGVGVIAEVKRASPSKGALATIADPAALARTYAEAGARVISVLTEQRRFNGSLADLDAVRAAVDIPVLRKDFIVSPYQVHEARAHGADLVLLIVAALDQNVLIGLLERVESLGMTALVEIHTEAEADRALAAGAKVIGVNARDLTTLTIDRDVFARIAPGLPSGVVTVAESGVRGPSDLLAYAGAGADAVLVGEGLVTSGDPRAALADLVTAGSHPSCPRPSR; this is encoded by the coding sequence GTGAATGTGCTGGACGGGATCCTGGCCGGTGTTCGTGAGGATCTCGCCGTCCGCGAGGCACAGGTGCCCATGGCCGACGTTCGGGCCATGGCCCGCAACGCGCCGCCCCCCAAGCCCGTCCTGCCGGTGCTGCTCGAACCGGGCGTCGGCGTCATCGCCGAGGTGAAGCGGGCCAGCCCCTCCAAGGGGGCGCTGGCCACCATCGCCGACCCGGCCGCGCTGGCCCGCACCTATGCCGAGGCCGGGGCCCGGGTGATCTCGGTGCTCACCGAGCAGCGCCGCTTCAACGGCAGCCTGGCCGACCTGGACGCGGTGCGCGCCGCGGTCGACATCCCGGTGCTGCGCAAGGACTTCATCGTCAGCCCGTACCAGGTGCACGAGGCCCGGGCGCACGGCGCCGACCTGGTCCTGCTGATCGTCGCCGCGCTGGACCAGAACGTGCTGATCGGGCTGCTCGAGCGGGTCGAATCGCTCGGCATGACCGCGCTGGTCGAGATCCACACCGAGGCCGAGGCCGACCGGGCGCTGGCCGCCGGGGCCAAGGTGATCGGGGTCAACGCCCGCGACCTGACCACCCTGACCATCGACCGGGACGTGTTTGCCCGGATCGCTCCCGGGCTACCCTCGGGCGTGGTCACCGTGGCCGAGTCCGGGGTGCGTGGTCCGTCCGATCTGCTGGCCTACGCCGGCGCCGGCGCGGACGCCGTACTGGTGGGCGAGGGACTGGTCACCAGCGGTGACCCCCGGGCGGCGCTGGCCGACCTGGTGACCGCCGGTTCGCACCCGTCCTGTCCGCGCCCGTCCCGCTGA
- a CDS encoding MalY/PatB family protein yields MIDSLDLAARTDALTIEDLRARGGLKWTSVPPGAIGAGVAEMDMPLAPAIVAALHDAIDHGTTGYLPPALAAGVSESTAQWQARYGWAVDPADVHPVGSVVTGFRILLEYLTDPRAPVVLPVPAYMPFLTVPATAGRELVTVPMKIVPDGPDGRDRRYEFDLPAIAAALRPRSVFVLTNPHNPTGRVFTDDELLALAEVVDNAEAMVFADEIHAPLTMPGFTHRPYASLSAITAGHTIGGTSASKGWNIPGLGCGQLILTADDARAAWDGLDPFTKHGGGVTPLGAVATIAAYTRGADHLAAVVDYLAAGRDLFRAELADALPGAHLFPVQGTYLGWLDLQGVPVDPATVAERVGVHGVDGAHCGMPGFLRVNLAMPHPLLRQAARRLGLLAAS; encoded by the coding sequence GTGATCGACTCCCTGGACCTGGCCGCTCGGACGGACGCGCTGACCATCGAGGATCTGCGGGCCCGGGGCGGGCTCAAATGGACGTCGGTGCCGCCCGGAGCGATCGGCGCCGGGGTGGCCGAGATGGACATGCCGCTGGCCCCGGCGATCGTGGCCGCCCTGCACGACGCGATCGACCACGGCACCACCGGCTACCTGCCCCCGGCGTTGGCCGCCGGGGTGTCCGAGTCGACCGCCCAGTGGCAGGCCCGCTACGGCTGGGCGGTGGATCCGGCCGACGTGCACCCGGTCGGCTCGGTGGTGACCGGGTTCCGGATCCTGCTGGAATACCTGACCGACCCGCGGGCCCCCGTCGTGCTCCCGGTGCCGGCCTACATGCCGTTCCTGACCGTGCCGGCCACCGCCGGCCGGGAGCTGGTCACGGTGCCGATGAAAATCGTGCCGGACGGCCCCGACGGTCGGGACCGGCGCTACGAGTTCGACCTGCCGGCGATCGCCGCCGCGCTGCGCCCGCGGTCGGTGTTCGTGCTGACCAATCCGCACAACCCGACCGGCCGGGTGTTCACCGACGACGAGCTGCTGGCCCTGGCCGAGGTCGTCGACAACGCCGAGGCGATGGTGTTCGCCGACGAGATCCACGCCCCGCTGACCATGCCCGGGTTCACCCACCGGCCCTACGCGTCGCTGTCGGCGATCACCGCCGGCCACACCATCGGCGGCACGTCGGCGTCCAAGGGCTGGAACATCCCCGGGCTCGGCTGCGGGCAGCTGATCCTGACCGCGGACGACGCGCGGGCCGCCTGGGACGGGCTGGATCCGTTCACCAAGCACGGCGGTGGGGTCACCCCGCTCGGCGCGGTGGCCACGATCGCGGCGTACACCCGCGGCGCCGATCACCTGGCCGCGGTCGTGGACTACCTGGCCGCGGGGCGGGATCTGTTCCGCGCGGAATTGGCCGACGCCCTGCCCGGGGCCCACCTGTTCCCGGTGCAGGGCACCTACCTCGGCTGGCTGGATCTGCAGGGTGTGCCGGTCGACCCGGCCACCGTGGCCGAGCGCGTCGGCGTGCACGGGGTGGACGGCGCGCACTGCGGGATGCCCGGGTTCCTGCGGGTCAACCTGGCGATGCCGCATCCACTGCTGCGCCAGGCCGCCCGCCGGTTGGGTTTGCTCGCCGCGTCCTGA
- a CDS encoding THUMP-like domain-containing protein translates to MAYRFDPDDVRYLTGPAGADALAVAQALPLTEDSLLADLGRVRAVAATRAGAVVETVRLRRRAVGKLGPAAAGWLFTDEALQQATPEPVARHRARRLAGLGVHDLTCSIGADLAALAAGAARGGPVTVGSDLDPVRVLMARHNVAAVGLPPRVLVADALTRTTRGLLGYADPARRDGGRRITSTSTVPAVDELDAAHADRPPVLRVPPGLDYDALARPGEVELVSLDGVAREAVLWPPELAGPARRATVLSSTVLSSTVLSSAGDGWTVTSDEPDDVPVGPIGEFLIDPDPAVVRAHLVRQYAARHGLGQLDPHLAYLTGPAVPAGVRGFRILDRAPYAEKTVARWIRRDGVGTLEIKQRGTPIVPDELRRRLRSALTGPTREAATLVVARVGRRAEAFWCRATQPSPAGGPAGGP, encoded by the coding sequence GTGGCCTACCGCTTCGACCCGGACGACGTCCGGTACCTGACCGGGCCGGCCGGGGCCGACGCCCTGGCCGTGGCCCAGGCGCTGCCGTTGACCGAGGACAGCCTGCTGGCCGACCTGGGCCGGGTCCGCGCGGTGGCCGCGACCCGGGCGGGCGCCGTGGTGGAGACCGTGCGGTTGCGCCGGCGGGCGGTGGGCAAGCTCGGCCCGGCCGCGGCCGGCTGGCTGTTCACCGACGAGGCGCTGCAGCAGGCCACCCCGGAGCCGGTGGCCCGGCACCGGGCCCGGCGGCTGGCCGGGCTCGGCGTGCACGACCTGACCTGCTCGATCGGGGCCGATCTGGCCGCGCTGGCGGCCGGTGCCGCTCGAGGCGGGCCGGTCACGGTCGGCTCCGACCTGGACCCGGTCCGGGTGCTAATGGCCCGGCACAACGTGGCCGCGGTGGGCCTGCCGCCTCGGGTGCTGGTGGCCGACGCGCTCACCCGCACCACCCGCGGCCTGCTCGGCTACGCCGACCCGGCCCGCCGGGACGGGGGCCGGCGCATCACCTCCACGTCCACCGTGCCGGCCGTGGACGAGCTCGACGCCGCCCACGCCGACCGGCCCCCGGTGCTGCGGGTGCCGCCGGGCCTGGACTACGACGCCCTGGCCCGGCCGGGGGAGGTGGAGCTGGTCAGCCTGGACGGGGTCGCCCGCGAGGCCGTGCTGTGGCCGCCGGAGCTGGCCGGCCCGGCCCGGCGGGCCACCGTCCTCAGCTCCACCGTGCTCAGCTCCACCGTGCTCAGTTCCGCCGGGGACGGCTGGACGGTGACCAGCGACGAACCCGACGACGTCCCGGTCGGTCCGATCGGGGAGTTTCTCATCGATCCGGATCCGGCGGTGGTCCGCGCGCACCTGGTGCGCCAGTACGCGGCCCGGCACGGCCTCGGGCAGTTGGACCCGCACCTGGCCTACCTGACCGGCCCGGCCGTGCCGGCCGGCGTCCGCGGCTTCCGGATCCTGGACCGGGCGCCGTACGCGGAGAAGACCGTGGCCCGCTGGATCCGCCGGGACGGCGTGGGCACCCTGGAGATCAAGCAGCGCGGCACCCCGATCGTGCCCGACGAGCTGCGCCGCCGGCTGCGGTCGGCGCTGACCGGGCCGACCCGGGAGGCGGCCACCCTGGTGGTGGCCCGGGTCGGCCGGCGGGCCGAGGCGTTCTGGTGCCGGGCGACCCAGCCGTCCCCGGCCGGCGGGCCGGCCGGCGGCCCGTAA
- a CDS encoding Rid family hydrolase produces the protein MPGVGERLGSGGPWEDRFGYSRVVRVGPLALTAGCTAVVDGVVAAPGDAGEQTRIALRAGLAALAQVGVAPAQVVATRLSIVDRADAEAVGRAHGRVFADVRPAATMVVVAGLIDPAMRVEVELTAWAG, from the coding sequence GTGCCCGGGGTGGGTGAGCGCCTCGGCTCCGGCGGACCCTGGGAGGACCGGTTCGGCTACTCCCGGGTGGTCCGGGTCGGACCGCTGGCCCTGACCGCCGGCTGCACCGCGGTGGTGGACGGGGTGGTGGCCGCGCCCGGGGATGCGGGGGAGCAGACCCGGATCGCGCTGCGCGCCGGGCTGGCTGCGTTGGCCCAGGTCGGCGTGGCCCCCGCGCAGGTGGTGGCCACCCGGCTCTCGATCGTGGATCGGGCCGACGCCGAGGCGGTGGGCCGGGCCCACGGTCGGGTGTTCGCCGACGTCCGGCCGGCGGCCACGATGGTGGTGGTGGCCGGCCTGATCGACCCGGCCATGCGGGTGGAGGTCGAGCTCACCGCCTGGGCCGGCTGA
- a CDS encoding IS481 family transposase, producing MAHRNAPLTPEGRRRLCQRVDAGRPICHVAAEAGVARQTLAKWHARWKADGPAGLQDRSSRPVSSPGQVDAQVEDVVEYLRRHLKLGPVMLAAELREFGITLAPSTIHRVLVRRGISRLRDLDVTGQQLREPVRRYEWAAPGDLIHVDVKKIGRIPDGGGWRIHGRGNDAHRASQRGQRPGYAFLHTAIDDRSRLAYTEELADEKSVTAAGFWARAVEFFAAHGIERIHRVLTDNGSCYRGKDFNTALGATVHKYTRPYRPQTNGKVERYHRTLAREWAYRQAWSCNDERAAALAGFVHRYNYHRPHTALKGKPPAYRTPAVTNLSGLNT from the coding sequence GTGGCCCACCGTAACGCCCCGCTGACCCCCGAGGGACGCCGACGCCTGTGCCAGCGCGTCGACGCCGGTCGGCCGATCTGTCACGTCGCCGCCGAGGCCGGCGTGGCCCGGCAAACCCTGGCCAAGTGGCACGCCCGCTGGAAGGCCGACGGTCCGGCCGGCCTGCAGGACCGCTCGTCGCGCCCGGTGTCCTCACCCGGCCAGGTCGACGCGCAGGTCGAGGACGTCGTGGAGTATCTGCGGCGGCACCTCAAGCTCGGTCCGGTGATGCTGGCCGCGGAGCTGCGCGAGTTCGGGATCACGCTGGCGCCGTCGACGATCCACCGGGTCCTGGTGCGCCGGGGCATCTCTCGCCTGCGGGACCTGGACGTCACCGGCCAGCAGCTGCGGGAACCGGTCCGCCGGTACGAGTGGGCCGCGCCCGGTGACCTGATCCACGTCGATGTGAAGAAGATTGGCCGCATCCCCGACGGCGGCGGCTGGCGGATCCACGGCCGGGGCAACGACGCCCACCGAGCCTCCCAGCGGGGTCAGCGACCCGGGTACGCGTTCCTGCACACCGCGATCGATGACCGGTCCCGGCTGGCCTACACCGAAGAACTGGCCGACGAGAAGTCCGTGACCGCGGCCGGTTTCTGGGCCCGCGCGGTCGAGTTCTTCGCCGCGCACGGCATCGAGAGGATCCACCGGGTGCTGACCGACAACGGTTCCTGCTACCGCGGCAAGGACTTCAACACCGCGCTGGGGGCCACGGTCCACAAGTACACCCGACCGTACCGACCGCAGACCAACGGAAAGGTCGAGCGGTACCACCGGACCCTGGCCCGGGAATGGGCCTACCGCCAGGCCTGGTCCTGCAACGACGAACGAGCCGCCGCCCTGGCCGGGTTCGTGCACCGCTACAACTACCATCGGCCGCACACCGCGCTGAAGGGCAAACCGCCCGCCTACCGCACGCCAGCCGTTACCAACCTGTCCGGGCTCAACACCTAG
- the trpB gene encoding tryptophan synthase subunit beta yields the protein MSVPARAAVDLPRPSDGLAGTDHDPDDRGYFGTMGGRWLPEALVGALDEVADYYRKARRDPDFLARLDDLAANYAGRPSPLSDAPRLTAEVGGARILLKREDLNHTGSHKINNVLGQALLAQRMGKTRLIAETGAGQHGVATATAAALLGLECCIYMGRVDTERQALNVARMRLLGAEVVAVEAGSATLKDAINEAFRDWVATVDHTFYLFGTVAGPHPFPVIVRDFQRIIGLEARAQVLDRTGRLPDAVAACVGGGSNAMGIFHAFLDDPDVRLVGLEAGGDGIETGRHASTISGGSVGVLHGARSFLLQDADGQIIESHSISAGLDYPGVGPEHSHLAEIGRAEYRSITDTQAMDAFALLARTEGIIPAIESAHAVAGALDLAREIGPEGIVLINVSGRGDKDMETAMQWFKLAEPTGAVQ from the coding sequence ATGAGTGTGCCCGCGCGAGCGGCCGTCGATCTGCCACGCCCGTCCGACGGGCTGGCCGGCACCGACCACGATCCCGACGACCGCGGCTACTTCGGCACCATGGGCGGCCGGTGGTTGCCCGAGGCCCTGGTCGGGGCCCTGGACGAGGTCGCCGACTACTACCGCAAGGCCCGCCGGGACCCCGATTTCCTGGCCCGGCTGGACGACCTGGCGGCCAACTACGCCGGCCGCCCGAGCCCGCTGTCCGACGCCCCCCGGCTGACCGCCGAGGTCGGCGGCGCTCGGATCCTGCTCAAGCGCGAGGACCTGAACCACACCGGCAGCCACAAGATCAACAACGTGCTCGGGCAGGCCTTGCTGGCCCAGCGCATGGGCAAGACCCGGCTGATCGCCGAGACCGGGGCCGGCCAGCACGGGGTGGCCACCGCCACCGCCGCGGCCCTGCTCGGCCTGGAGTGCTGCATCTACATGGGCCGGGTCGACACCGAACGGCAGGCCCTGAACGTGGCCCGGATGCGGCTGCTGGGCGCCGAGGTCGTCGCCGTCGAGGCCGGCTCGGCCACCCTCAAGGACGCCATCAACGAGGCGTTCCGGGACTGGGTGGCCACCGTCGACCACACCTTCTACCTGTTCGGCACGGTGGCCGGCCCGCATCCGTTCCCGGTGATCGTCCGCGACTTCCAGCGGATCATCGGCCTGGAGGCCCGGGCCCAGGTGCTCGACCGCACCGGCCGGTTGCCCGACGCGGTCGCCGCCTGCGTCGGCGGCGGCTCCAACGCGATGGGCATCTTCCACGCCTTCCTGGACGACCCGGACGTGCGGCTGGTCGGCCTGGAGGCCGGCGGCGACGGCATCGAGACCGGACGGCACGCCTCCACCATCAGCGGCGGCTCGGTCGGGGTGCTGCACGGCGCCCGCTCCTTCCTGCTGCAGGACGCCGACGGCCAGATCATCGAGTCGCACTCGATCAGCGCCGGACTGGACTACCCCGGCGTCGGCCCCGAGCACTCGCACCTGGCCGAGATCGGCCGGGCCGAGTACCGCTCGATCACCGACACCCAGGCCATGGATGCGTTCGCGCTGCTGGCCCGGACCGAGGGCATCATCCCGGCCATCGAGTCCGCGCACGCCGTGGCCGGGGCGCTGGACCTGGCCCGGGAGATCGGCCCCGAGGGCATCGTGTTGATCAACGTCTCCGGCCGGGGGGACAAGGACATGGAGACGGCCATGCAGTGGTTCAAGCTGGCCGAACCGACGGGAGCCGTCCAGTGA
- the hisF gene encoding imidazole glycerol phosphate synthase subunit HisF, with the protein MSVAVRVIPCLDVAEGRVVKGVNFVDLVDAGDPVELAHRYDQEGADELTFLDITATSDNRRYAYEMIRRTAEQVFIPLTVGGGVRTLADIDGLLRAGADKVSVNSAAVARPEFLAEAAARFGSQCVVIAVDARRVRDRTDVQCPSGFEVTTHGGRRGTGIDAIDWVRRAEEAGAGEILLTSMDADGTKNGFDTTMLTAVRSAVGVPLIASGGAGTLDHFPEAIAAGADAVLAASVFHFGELRIDAVKEQLSRAGYPVRRTPVAAS; encoded by the coding sequence ATGTCGGTTGCCGTTCGCGTCATTCCCTGCCTGGACGTCGCCGAGGGGCGCGTCGTCAAGGGGGTCAACTTCGTCGACCTGGTCGACGCCGGCGATCCGGTCGAACTGGCCCACCGGTACGACCAGGAGGGCGCGGACGAGCTGACCTTCCTGGACATCACCGCGACCAGCGACAACCGCCGGTACGCCTACGAGATGATCCGGCGCACCGCCGAGCAGGTGTTCATCCCGCTGACCGTGGGCGGTGGGGTGCGCACCCTGGCCGACATCGACGGCCTGCTGCGGGCCGGGGCGGACAAGGTGTCGGTGAACTCGGCCGCGGTGGCCCGCCCCGAGTTCCTGGCCGAAGCGGCCGCCCGGTTCGGTTCGCAGTGCGTGGTCATCGCGGTCGACGCCCGCCGGGTCCGCGACCGCACCGATGTGCAGTGCCCCTCCGGTTTCGAGGTGACCACGCACGGCGGCCGGCGGGGCACCGGCATCGACGCGATCGACTGGGTGCGCCGGGCCGAGGAGGCCGGCGCCGGGGAGATCCTGCTCACCTCGATGGACGCCGACGGCACCAAGAACGGCTTCGACACCACGATGCTCACCGCCGTCCGGTCGGCCGTCGGGGTGCCGCTGATCGCCTCCGGCGGGGCGGGCACGCTCGACCACTTCCCCGAGGCGATCGCGGCCGGCGCCGACGCGGTGCTGGCCGCCTCGGTGTTCCATTTCGGTGAACTGCGCATCGACGCGGTCAAGGAACAACTCTCCCGCGCCGGCTACCCGGTGCGGCGCACTCCCGTGGCGGCGTCGTGA